The genomic segment CCGGGCCGCTTCTCGTCGAAGTGGGAGGAGAGCCCCACCATCAACGCGCGGAACTCCCGCAGCGCAGCCGGGGAGAGCGGCTCCGCCAACTCGATCACCAACGTCGGACCAGACATGCTGGGAGCCTAGTTTGATCGGCTCCGCGACCGCTCGCATTGTTCCCACACCGAGTCCAGCCGGTCCGAGCACCGACGTCGCCAACCCGGCGAACCTATGCGGTCAGAGCACTAGCAAGTTGGACGAGGGGACTGCGCGTCAGGAGTGCATGCTGCTTCCTGGGCGGCCATAACCTCATCGCCGTACTCGAAGGCCCATGCGCCGACGGCGTCGATGGGCGCCAGCAAGGTCCGTCCCAGAGCGGTGAGTTGGTACTCGACCCGTGATGGCGCGTCGGGGTCTGCCTGCCGGTCGACCAGGCCGTTGAACTGCAGCCGGCGCAGAGTCTCGGTGAGGACCTTGGAACTGATGCCCCCGATCCGCTCCCGTAATTCGACCGGGCGCCTGGGACCGTCGCGCAGTGCCCAGAGCACCACGGCGTTCCAGGTGTTGGAGAGCAGGTCGAAGGCGAGGCGGGCGCGGCAGTCGGCGAGGAAGGCGTCGGTCGTCACGTACCAAATGGTGCCCGAACGGCCTTCTAGCGTCGGTGTGAACGGTCGAAGCAGGCGCGGAGAGGGACCACGTGATGAGAATCGGCGTACTGGGCACGGGCAACATGGCCGACGCGCTCGCCACCCACTGGGTGCGGGCCGGGCACGACGTGACCATCGGGGGGCGGGACGCACACAAGGCGGAGCGGCTCGCGACGCGCATCGGAGGCAGCGCGAAGCCTGGCAGTCTGCGCGCGGCGGCCGAGTCCGGCCAGGTGGTGCTGGCCGCGCTGCCCTTCGGGGCGGGAGTAGACGTGGCACGGGACCTGCACGCGGCACTGGAGGGCAAGGTGCTGCTCGACTGCTCCAACCCGGTGGGGCCGGGCTTCCGGCTGCTGACGGAAGGAGGCACCTCAGCCGCGCAGCAACTGGCTGCGGCAGCACCGGGCGCCGACGTGGTCAAAGCTTTCAACCTCTGCCACGAGGACGTGTGGCGGATGCGGCCGCCTGTCTTCGATGGGCGACCACTGGCCGTTCCGGTCTGCGGGGACGACGAGACGGCTCTCGTGCGTGCACGCGAGTTGGTGCGGGACGTGGGCTGTGAACCCGTGGCTGGCGGCGGTCTCGAACGTGCGGGACTCCTGGAAGCGACCGCCGCGCTGTTCATCGCGCTGTGGGTCGGCGAAGGAGCGGATGCCCAGGCAATCGCCCCTCCGCTGGCATACGCGGCCGGACCGAGCCACCAGGAAGCGGAGGGCGGCACGGCTGCTTTCCGTTAGGGGTTCTTACTGGACGGGGCATCGGCGGCCCCTGAGTTCTCCGGGTCCTCCGCGAAGAGTTCCTCCGCAAAGAGTTCCTCCGCGTGCGTGACCGTGCCGGCCCGGTCGAGCCAGGCGCTGACTCGGGTGGGGTCGGAGCATGTGGTGATGCGTTCGCGGACGTCGTCGGTGACGGGAATGCCACGCACCTCCAGGACGCGCAGGACTCCCTTGGCCTCGCCCCTGGCCTCGCCCTTGGCCTCGCCCTCCAGGTAAGCCGTCTCGCGGACGGTCCCACGACCGGGGAAGTAGCTGACGAAGCTCATGATGTCCCTCCATTTTTCTCCGGCGGGAGTGCCCCGCAGATTGACTTCCAGGAACTCGTAGAAGTAGTCGGCTGCCTTCCCGTCCGTCTCCTGAAGGGCGCGGCCCATCGCGTCCAGTATGTCGTCGATCTGAGCGCTGCGGGCGTGTGCGAGAGCGGAGAAGGCGGCCATGGCGAGGTTGTTCGCCGCGGTCCTCGGGTCGGTGATCGCCGGAAGGTTGTCCGGCCCGACGACCATGGGGTGGGTTCGCTGAGTGATCCAGCCGCGAGTACCGCAGTCGAAGGGGCCTGACGCCCACTTCGCGGTGCGCCGATCCTGACAGACGACGAGCAGCAGTACGGGCAGACGGTACTTGGACTGGAGGTATGAGACGTAGTACGGCCAGCTCCTCTCCTTGTCCGGCTTTCGCTCGCCCTGTACTTCGACGGCGAGCATGAAGTCCTCCCCGCCGGACGGGCCGATGCGCAGCACGGTGTCCACGCGCCGCTCCATCGGTTTGGTCTCCGTCACGTCGGTGGTGAGCGCGTCCACGGTCGCCTTCTCCGGAAAGGGGAGGCCCAGCACTCCGAAGACGGGTGCGAGGATCTCGGGCTTCTCCTGGAAGATGCGGTGCAGGCCCTCGTGGGCTGAAGTGACCATGTGGTGGAACCTACGGGCCATCTCGCACCGTTATGGGGTCACTTGAGGTGGGATCACTCTTTCGAGCGAGGAAGAAACGTTCACACCGCCGTGGTCAGTTCGCACCAGACGAACTTGCCGTCCGTGCGGTGGGGTTCGGCGGTGTGGATCGAGTTGAACCAGCCCCAGTTCTCGGCGCAGGCCTCGACGAGGGCGAGGCCGCGGCCGGTGTCGGAGGTGGGGTCGGGGGCTCGGGGAGCGAGGGTGCGGGCGAAGCGTCGGGGTGCCGTGTCCCATGCGGTGATCCGCAGCACCGGGTCGGCCCAGCGGAGCTTTATGGCCGCCGGGCCCTTGGTGTGCCGTACGGCGTTGGTGATCAGCTCGGTGGCGAGGAGTTCGGCGGCGTCGGTGAGGTGGGGGAGGCCGTGCAGGGTCAGGATCAGGCGGAGGGTGCGGCGGCAGATGGTGACGGCGCGGGGGTCGTTGGGGATGGTG from the Streptomyces sp. NBC_00310 genome contains:
- a CDS encoding winged helix-turn-helix transcriptional regulator produces the protein MTTDAFLADCRARLAFDLLSNTWNAVVLWALRDGPRRPVELRERIGGISSKVLTETLRRLQFNGLVDRQADPDAPSRVEYQLTALGRTLLAPIDAVGAWAFEYGDEVMAAQEAACTPDAQSPRPTC
- a CDS encoding NADPH-dependent F420 reductase; the encoded protein is MRIGVLGTGNMADALATHWVRAGHDVTIGGRDAHKAERLATRIGGSAKPGSLRAAAESGQVVLAALPFGAGVDVARDLHAALEGKVLLDCSNPVGPGFRLLTEGGTSAAQQLAAAAPGADVVKAFNLCHEDVWRMRPPVFDGRPLAVPVCGDDETALVRARELVRDVGCEPVAGGGLERAGLLEATAALFIALWVGEGADAQAIAPPLAYAAGPSHQEAEGGTAAFR
- a CDS encoding ATP-binding protein, with the protein product MLDSGEFTDESTPRPDEPWTYTLTIPNDPRAVTICRRTLRLILTLHGLPHLTDAAELLATELITNAVRHTKGPAAIKLRWADPVLRITAWDTAPRRFARTLAPRAPDPTSDTGRGLALVEACAENWGWFNSIHTAEPHRTDGKFVWCELTTAV